The Syngnathoides biaculeatus isolate LvHL_M chromosome 1, ASM1980259v1, whole genome shotgun sequence region ACCGCggctgacggtttttcgcgTCGCTCTCGCAGCTGCTGAGGAAGTCGGTCCTGCAGATGGGGAAGCCCACGCTGGAGGCGCGGGAGAGGCCGCCCTTCCAGAGGCCCAGCATCGAGCAGGTGGGCGTTTCCCGCCGAGCCGCCCGGCCGCGGTCGCTCTCAACGCCGCCGGGCGGGTGTCCTCCCGTTATAGGGCGTCAACAACTTCGTGCAGTACAAATTCAGCCACCTGCCGTCCAAGGAGCACCAGACCATCGTGGAGCTGGCCAAGATGTTCCTCAAGCAGATCAACTCCTGGCAGCTGGAGACGCCGTCGCAGAGGCGCCAGAGACTCCCCGGCGACGACACGGCCGGATACAAGGCCGACTACACCAGGTAGCGCCGCCCGAGCGGCCCTCTCGACTCGCTCTTCGTAAACGTTGGCGGCGCGCAGGTGGCTGTGCTTCTGCAACGTGCCGCAGTTCTGCGACAGCCTGCCGCGGTACGACACCGCGCAGATCTTCGGCCGGGCGCTGCTGCGCGCCGTCTTCACCGTCATGCGCAAGCAGCTGCTGGAGCAGGCCCGGCAGGAGAAGGACAAGCTGGCCCCCGAGAAGCGAACGCTCATCCTCACGCACTTCCCCAAGTCAGACGGAAAAGAAAACGCCGCCCGCCGAACGGCGGGGCCGAACGTTCAGCCGGTTCCGCTTCTGGTTTTCAGGTTCTTGTCCATGCTGGAGGAGGAGGTCTACAGCCACAGCTCCCCCATCTGGGGCCAAGAATTCTCGGCGGGGGCCCCCGGCGGTCAAATTCCCGTCCACGCAGGTCACTCGCACACTCGCGCCTCAATCCGTCTAAACAGTGGGGGGATACGGACCGAGCCTCGAATTGCCAGAATCCACATAAATTGACGCTCAATGCAGCGAAACCGCGAGTAGGCGGGCTTTTCtgtatcaataaaaaaaatttgtgatGAAGTAGTTGTACATATTCAGGTCAAAAAAGTACATAAAAACTACATAGGGGCATATTTGTGAGTCATCAAAGTTTTCCACCTGTGTGTTGACTCTTTAGTGGTCAGTGCGCCCCCAGTGGCCAGGCCCTTGTACTACAGCGTCAGCCCGGCGTCGTCCGTCGACCCGTCCGGCGGCGCCGCCAGTCCCGCCGGGAAAACATCCACGGCGCCGGAGCCGGCCGCCGCCGGTACGGCACACGGGAGTGCGACCGCGACGTCCTCGCCCGACACGTTGCCAGTCGTCGTGTTTTCCTTGCAGTGGGCGAGAAGCGCAAGCCGGCTGAGCCGCCGCCCCAAGAGGAGAACAAGCGGGCGAGAGTCCTGGGCGACATCCCCTTGGAGCTCATCAACGAGGTGATGGCCACCATCGCCGACCCCGCCGTCCCGGAGGTGAGCTCGATCAGACGAGTCCGGACTCCGGAGCGGGGGGACCTTAACGTTACCCCCGCTGCCGGCAGACGGGCCTGCTGTCGGCCCACTCGGCCCGGGACGAGGCGGCCCGCCTGGAGGAGCGGCGAGGCGTCATCGAGTTCCACGTCGTCGGCAACTCGCTCAACCAGAAACCCAACAAGCGGATCCTCATGTGGCTGGTGGGCCTCCAGAACGTCTTCTCGCACCAGCTGCCCCGCATGCCCAAGGAGTACATCACGCGCCTCGTTTTCGACCCGTGAGCCGCCGCGGCCGcctccccctccccgccccgGATCGACCCGCTTTGACTTCCTTTTGTCCCCTTTGGCCAGGAAGCACAAGACCCTGTCGCTGATCAAGGACGGTCGCGTCATCGGAGGAATCTGCTTCCGGATGTTTCCCTCGCAGGGCTTCACCGAAATCGTCTTCTGCGCCGTCACGTCCAACGAGCAGGTCAAGGTCAGACGAAGTACCGACACCGCCGTGACAGAAAATTGCGGAAAGAAGTTTTCTTCCCTGACACACACGCGACGATTCACTGACGTGCCAAATTCACTGGAGCGCCGACTAGTGGCGAGGAGGACTTACTCCATGTTACGTTTGCataagtgaaagaaaaatagaatcgaactcgggtcctcagaactgtgaggtgaccCAACGTGGCGCCACTCGGAGATcgtatttgtaaaaatgtgtcgtgatttttacatttttttgccagGGTTACGGCACCCACCTGATGAACCACCTGAAGGAGTACCACATCAAGCACCACATCCTCAACTTCCTCACCTACGCCGACGAGTACGCCATCGGGTACTTCAAGAAACAGGTAACACCCCGACCCCCCACCGCGGGGGCACTCGCTGACGCGCCTCGACCTCCCCCCAGGGTTTCTCCAAGGACATCAAGGTACCCAGGTCCAAGTACTTGGGCTACATCAAGGACTACGAGGGCGCCACGCTCATGGGTTGCGAGCTCAACCCCAGCATTCCCTACACCGAGTTCTCCGTCATCATCAAGAAGCAAAAAgaggtgcggggggggggggttgggggggcgcACGCAACTCTGGTCTGCGACGCTCGCGCTGCGTCTCGTCCTCGTTCAGATCATCAAGAAGCTGATCGAGAGGAAGCAGGTCCAGATCCGCAAGGTCTACCCGGGCCTGTCGTGCTTCAAGGACGGCGTGCGGCAGATCCCCATCGAGAGCATCCCGGGCATACGTGcgtcacacccccccccctctcgccTACTTTATTTCCTTGACCTCTGACCTTTTTGCGCCGCCCGCAGGTGAGAGCGGCTGGAAGGCGGCGGGCAAAGGGTGAGTGAGCGTCGGCGGCCGCCGCCCGTCGGCGCTTCCGCTTGTAACGTTTGGCGCGGTGGCCGCAGGAAGGAAGCCAAGGACCCCGAGCAGCTGTACGGCGCGCTCAAGAACATCCTGACGCACGTCAAGGTGACGCCGACCT contains the following coding sequences:
- the kat2b gene encoding histone acetyltransferase KAT2B isoform X1, whose amino-acid sequence is MADCSAGIEQGSPAVGAAGSAPAAPGPGGADEGSGAAGGSARIGVKKAQLRASPRPKKLEKLGVYSSCKAEGACKCNGWKSPNPPPTPPRSEQQQPAAAVASLHEPCRGCSHTLGDHVSHLELVPEDEIDRLLGVALDVEYLYTCVHKEEDADTKQVYFSLFKLLRKSVLQMGKPTLEARERPPFQRPSIEQGVNNFVQYKFSHLPSKEHQTIVELAKMFLKQINSWQLETPSQRRQRLPGDDTAGYKADYTRWLCFCNVPQFCDSLPRYDTAQIFGRALLRAVFTVMRKQLLEQARQEKDKLAPEKRTLILTHFPKSDGKENAARRTAGPNVQPVPLLVFRFLSMLEEEVYSHSSPIWGQEFSAGAPGGQIPVHAVVSAPPVARPLYYSVSPASSVDPSGGAASPAGKTSTAPEPAAAVGEKRKPAEPPPQEENKRARVLGDIPLELINEVMATIADPAVPETGLLSAHSARDEAARLEERRGVIEFHVVGNSLNQKPNKRILMWLVGLQNVFSHQLPRMPKEYITRLVFDPKHKTLSLIKDGRVIGGICFRMFPSQGFTEIVFCAVTSNEQVKGYGTHLMNHLKEYHIKHHILNFLTYADEYAIGYFKKQGFSKDIKVPRSKYLGYIKDYEGATLMGCELNPSIPYTEFSVIIKKQKEIIKKLIERKQVQIRKVYPGLSCFKDGVRQIPIESIPGIRESGWKAAGKGKEAKDPEQLYGALKNILTHVKSHQNAWPFMEPVKKTEAPGYYQVIRFPMDLKTMSERLKSRYYATRKLFMADMQRVFTNCREYNAPESEYYKCANLLEKFFYSKIKEAGLMEK
- the kat2b gene encoding histone acetyltransferase KAT2B isoform X2, encoding MADCSAGIEQGSPAVGAAGSAPAAPGPGGADEGSGAAGGSARIGVKKAQLRASPRPKKLEKLGVYSSCKAEGACKCNGWKSPNPPPTPPRSEQQQPAAAVASLHEPCRGCSHTLGDHVSHLELVPEDEIDRLLGVALDVEYLYTCVHKEEDADTKQVYFSLFKLLRKSVLQMGKPTLEARERPPFQRPSIEQGVNNFVQYKFSHLPSKEHQTIVELAKMFLKQINSWQLETPSQRRQRLPGDDTAGYKADYTRWLCFCNVPQFCDSLPRYDTAQIFGRALLRAVFTVMRKQLLEQARQEKDKLAPEKRTLILTHFPKSDGKENAARRTAGPNVQPVPLLVFRFLSMLEEEVYSHSSPIWGQEFSAGAPGGQIPVHAVVSAPPVARPLYYSVSPASSVDPSGGAASPAGKTSTAPEPAAAVGEKRKPAEPPPQEENKRARVLGDIPLELINETGLLSAHSARDEAARLEERRGVIEFHVVGNSLNQKPNKRILMWLVGLQNVFSHQLPRMPKEYITRLVFDPKHKTLSLIKDGRVIGGICFRMFPSQGFTEIVFCAVTSNEQVKGYGTHLMNHLKEYHIKHHILNFLTYADEYAIGYFKKQGFSKDIKVPRSKYLGYIKDYEGATLMGCELNPSIPYTEFSVIIKKQKEIIKKLIERKQVQIRKVYPGLSCFKDGVRQIPIESIPGIRESGWKAAGKGKEAKDPEQLYGALKNILTHVKSHQNAWPFMEPVKKTEAPGYYQVIRFPMDLKTMSERLKSRYYATRKLFMADMQRVFTNCREYNAPESEYYKCANLLEKFFYSKIKEAGLMEK
- the kat2b gene encoding histone acetyltransferase KAT2B isoform X3, yielding MADCSAGIEQGSPAVGAAGSAPAAPGPGGADEGSGAAGGSARIGVKKAQLRASPRPKKLEKLGVYSSCKAEGACKCNGWKSPNPPPTPPRSEQQQPAAAVASLHEPCRGCSHTLGDHVSHLELVPEDEIDRLLGVALDVEYLYTCVHKEEDADTKQVYFSLFKLLRKSVLQMGKPTLEARERPPFQRPSIEQGVNNFVQYKFSHLPSKEHQTIVELAKMFLKQINSWQLETPSQRRQRLPGDDTAGYKADYTRWLCFCNVPQFCDSLPRYDTAQIFGRALLRAVFTVMRKQLLEQARQEKDKLAPEKRTLILTHFPKFLSMLEEEVYSHSSPIWGQEFSAGAPGGQIPVHAVVSAPPVARPLYYSVSPASSVDPSGGAASPAGKTSTAPEPAAAVGEKRKPAEPPPQEENKRARVLGDIPLELINEVMATIADPAVPETGLLSAHSARDEAARLEERRGVIEFHVVGNSLNQKPNKRILMWLVGLQNVFSHQLPRMPKEYITRLVFDPKHKTLSLIKDGRVIGGICFRMFPSQGFTEIVFCAVTSNEQVKGYGTHLMNHLKEYHIKHHILNFLTYADEYAIGYFKKQGFSKDIKVPRSKYLGYIKDYEGATLMGCELNPSIPYTEFSVIIKKQKEIIKKLIERKQVQIRKVYPGLSCFKDGVRQIPIESIPGIRESGWKAAGKGKEAKDPEQLYGALKNILTHVKSHQNAWPFMEPVKKTEAPGYYQVIRFPMDLKTMSERLKSRYYATRKLFMADMQRVFTNCREYNAPESEYYKCANLLEKFFYSKIKEAGLMEK